A region of the Apium graveolens cultivar Ventura chromosome 6, ASM990537v1, whole genome shotgun sequence genome:
GCTTAAATATTTGGTTTTAAGTAATGATCTTGTGCACATTCTAACCAATGATCATTAATAAGCTAAAGCTGTCATTTTCCTTTTGTATTTGGGTTCTGATCTGATCAGAGAGAACATATTTAATCAAAACAGCAGAAAAATGTGAAAATACATTGTAGTCCTAGTCCACACAATGTTGCCGTAGCCGTCTTCATTTCCAAGAGCTTTGTACAGTCCAAACACCATCCATTTGTATTCTATATATACTGCAACATTCAGGTTCATATCCAACATCAACGAAAACAGTAAACAAGAACTTACCGATACCCAATGGCCTCGCCAAAATCAATATTGAACCACGTTTTCTTACTAGTATCGGCTTTTGCAGTTATAGAGATAGCAATGGCAGGTGATCCAGACATCCTTACAGATTTTGTAGTCCCAGCAAATCTGACCTCAGTCGACGGGAACTTCTTTACGTTCACTGGCCTTAGGGTACTGGTCGGTGGGCAAACACCACCTGGTTTCAAGATTTTTAAAGCAAGCATGGCTGAATTCCCAGCTCTCAATGGCCAAAGTGTTTCGTATGCTGCTCTTCAGTTCCCTGCAGGCACCACAAATCCTCCCCACACTCATCCTCGTGCATCAGAGCTTCTTTTCGTTGTTGATGGAACTCTAGAAGTAGGCCTGATTGACACGACTAACAAGCTTTACACTCGAACACTTCAAACTGGTGACATGTTTGTGTTTCCTAAAGGGCTTGTTCACTTTCAGTACAATGCTGATCCAAAAAAGTCTGTTTTGGCAATCTCTTCATTCGGAAGTAGTAGTGCAGGAACCGTTTCAGTTCCGAGCACAGTTTTTGCCACTGGGATTGATGATAACATCTTGGCTCTATCGTTTAAATCCGATGTTGCAACAATCCAGAAGATCAAGGCTGGTCTTGCCCCTAAGCCATGAAAAGTGAACACATTGATTTATCGTATTGAATGTTATTCTTTCACCATGTATTTGCAATTGTActtctttaatttttttaatgattaACAAGTCTTCCCAACAAAAATTTTTAACTTTTAGGCTTTTACTCCAAGTTGTTCGTTAGAAAAAGTTATGAGATTTTGAGATCATACGATGCCATGAAGGCAAATTAAATCTAAATGAGATTTTCTTTTTATGAGCCTAACAATAAGTTTTATGCTTTAATTTGAGGTTGGGCTAATTTCCTCAAGAGCACAGTAAGAGTGAACGGGCTAGTAATTCACCTTTGGGAAAACTAGTTCCTTGCCTGTGTTCATAATGGAGAAGTTGACATAGGGAAAATAAATTGAATTGTCTCTTAATTATTGTTATTTTAGTATTTAGGTCTGTCAATTAGGtcatttaattttttaaattttttctgATTAAGTCCCTCCATTAAAAAGATTCTAATGGCCGTCATAATCGTGCTCAAAGAAATTTGGTTACCAGAATTTTTGGGAAAAATCCGGCCAAGCGTAACACACCTCGAAATTAGGTTCACAATTAAAAGATTTATACATATGCATAAAGGGGTCGATTAAAGGTTTTTCAGTCAAAACACAAAAATTCCGGTGAATAATACAGTTCGGTCACCAAAAATTTGAAATTACACCAATTATAAAATCTGAATTTAGAAATAAGAAGAGTTTGATCTGGATTTCAGTTTGGTTATTAGAAATTGTGATTTGGAGCTCAATAAGACCTTCAACCATATCTTTGATTCTCTGAATAGGTCAAGAAGTTGAAAAAAGACGTGTGCCACGTTAGCAAAAGTTGAGAGACGATTCATTTATTTTATCTTAACCTTTGACTATGTTATGTTACTCGGACTTCACCAAAATGACCCCCAAAATGACCCATACAGAAC
Encoded here:
- the LOC141663611 gene encoding germin-like protein 9-3, whose translation is MASPKSILNHVFLLVSAFAVIEIAMAGDPDILTDFVVPANLTSVDGNFFTFTGLRVLVGGQTPPGFKIFKASMAEFPALNGQSVSYAALQFPAGTTNPPHTHPRASELLFVVDGTLEVGLIDTTNKLYTRTLQTGDMFVFPKGLVHFQYNADPKKSVLAISSFGSSSAGTVSVPSTVFATGIDDNILALSFKSDVATIQKIKAGLAPKP